Proteins encoded within one genomic window of Cellulomonas flavigena DSM 20109:
- a CDS encoding glycine betaine ABC transporter substrate-binding protein, with translation MRTSTRTRSLGVLAAVVLTLGACGTPGSGGGQAETEPTSAAGGPPACAPVAGETLVVLEDDKGLQNADNVLPAVNAQVAAEHPTVLELLDAVSAALDTDRLIELNRAVDVERRTSAEVAQDFVAEKSLAATDATAGAGTTLTVGAANFSESITLAEIYAAVLRSAGFATEARTIGARETYLPALQSGEVAVVPEYAATLATFLNGQVNGADAPPVASSDVDETVAALTPLAAESGLVVGAPSEAQDQNAFAVTAEFAAEHGLETLSDLAASCGGVVLAGPPECPERPFCQIGLEETYGLSVGEFKSYDFALIGQAVRQGDAAVGLVTSSDGSLAPRG, from the coding sequence ATGCGCACCAGCACGCGCACCCGCTCGCTCGGCGTCCTCGCCGCCGTGGTGCTCACCCTCGGGGCGTGCGGCACGCCCGGCTCGGGCGGTGGCCAGGCCGAGACCGAGCCGACGAGCGCCGCGGGCGGACCGCCCGCGTGCGCGCCGGTCGCGGGCGAGACGCTCGTGGTGCTCGAGGACGACAAGGGCCTGCAGAACGCCGACAACGTGCTCCCCGCCGTCAACGCGCAGGTCGCGGCAGAGCACCCGACGGTGCTCGAGCTCCTCGACGCCGTGTCGGCCGCGCTCGACACCGACCGGCTCATCGAGCTCAACCGCGCGGTCGACGTCGAGCGCAGGACGTCGGCCGAGGTCGCGCAGGATTTCGTGGCCGAGAAGTCGCTCGCCGCGACGGACGCGACGGCCGGTGCGGGCACGACCCTGACCGTCGGCGCCGCCAACTTCTCCGAGAGCATCACGCTCGCCGAGATCTACGCCGCCGTGCTGCGCAGCGCGGGCTTCGCTACCGAGGCCCGGACGATCGGCGCGAGAGAGACGTACCTGCCCGCGCTGCAGTCCGGCGAGGTCGCGGTCGTCCCCGAGTACGCCGCGACCCTCGCGACGTTCCTCAACGGCCAGGTCAACGGTGCGGACGCGCCGCCGGTGGCGTCGAGCGACGTCGACGAGACCGTGGCCGCGCTCACACCGCTGGCGGCGGAGTCGGGCCTGGTCGTGGGCGCCCCGTCGGAGGCGCAGGACCAGAACGCGTTCGCCGTGACGGCGGAGTTCGCGGCCGAGCACGGTCTCGAGACGCTGTCGGACCTCGCCGCGAGCTGCGGTGGCGTCGTGCTCGCGGGGCCGCCGGAGTGCCCCGAGCGACCGTTCTGCCAGATCGGTCTCGAGGAGACGTACGGACTGTCCGTCGGCGAGTTCAAGTCCTACGACTTCGCGCTCATCGGGCAGGCCGTGCGCCAGGGTGACGCCGCCGTGGGCCTCGTGACGTCGTCGGACGGGTCGCTCGCGCCGCGGGGCTGA
- a CDS encoding ABC transporter permease, which produces MGVLTEAFLWLNDPLNWTGRQGVLALTRTHLAVSAAAVGLALVAALPVGLWLGHRGRGATLGVVVANTTRALPTLALLTLLAAAGWFGSTATALACAVFAVPPVLANAVTGVAGVDADARDAARGLGMSGARVLWTVEVPLALPLVAAGIRTGAVQVLATVPLAALVGGTSLGTVVVSGFATQRYGKALAGGILVAGLCLLVEGVLAVLERALTPPGLRAQRRGARDRRAARPGTAPAPVAVGAGGGSNDPRTSP; this is translated from the coding sequence GTGGGCGTCCTGACCGAGGCCTTCCTCTGGCTCAACGACCCCCTGAACTGGACGGGCCGGCAGGGCGTGCTCGCCCTGACCCGCACGCACCTGGCGGTGTCGGCGGCCGCCGTCGGTCTCGCGCTCGTCGCCGCGCTGCCCGTCGGGCTGTGGCTCGGGCACCGCGGCCGCGGCGCCACGCTGGGTGTCGTCGTCGCCAACACCACGCGCGCGCTGCCCACGCTGGCGCTGCTCACCCTGCTCGCCGCGGCCGGGTGGTTCGGCAGCACGGCGACCGCCCTGGCCTGCGCCGTGTTCGCGGTCCCACCGGTCCTCGCGAACGCCGTGACCGGTGTCGCCGGGGTCGACGCCGACGCGCGCGACGCGGCGCGAGGCCTCGGCATGTCGGGGGCCCGCGTGCTGTGGACCGTCGAGGTGCCGCTGGCCCTCCCCCTGGTCGCCGCGGGCATCCGGACCGGCGCGGTCCAGGTGCTCGCGACGGTGCCGCTCGCGGCGCTCGTCGGCGGCACGAGCCTGGGCACCGTGGTGGTGAGCGGGTTCGCGACCCAGCGCTACGGCAAGGCGCTGGCCGGCGGCATCCTGGTGGCCGGGCTGTGCCTCCTGGTCGAGGGGGTCCTGGCGGTGCTCGAACGCGCCCTGACACCCCCGGGGTTGCGCGCGCAGCGTCGGGGCGCCCGTGACCGGCGCGCAGCGCGCCCGGGCACCGCGCCCGCTCCGGTTGCCGTGGGCGCCGGCGGCGGATCGAATGATCCCCGGACGTCCCCCTGA